A part of Cannabis sativa cultivar Pink pepper isolate KNU-18-1 chromosome 6, ASM2916894v1, whole genome shotgun sequence genomic DNA contains:
- the LOC133038991 gene encoding uncharacterized protein LOC133038991 — protein sequence MFVFQETPILRPQKRDRKKGAVLKSPFIELASGASKSGSSSVSPDDSVYKVVKYVSGLCPLDNNIGEPVDPQLEAEFVKWVDTGLQKHKSNTTTNVYCKGKDKIFPPFRFGVEDISNKMWFHNLAYPNCFLTNSHIDIIFYYLRKKIMYSAEPKIKVTTTDCLFCSSITSLYEKFVEKNNDISVLSLSHNVTQYIQGGKILCATPWHLVDHVVMPINVKLQDHWICGRLNIAERRIYLYNSLRSGRYMTVAKEACKPFSVILPYYFSMLDFKGLRNEAKFSTMEPFPIVAVDGLPEQVTADCGVFVASFAEYFIDGKPIPFFGFDVEIHRDRLAVLFYQYGMKKQTENIESESEAPPSLPKK from the exons ATGTTTGTTTTTCAAGAGACTCCTATTTTACGTCCTCAAAAGAGGGATCGGAAGAAAGGAGCTGTTTTGAAATCTCCATTCATTGAGCTTGCTTCTGGTGCATCTAAATCAGGTTCATCCTCAGTTTCTCCTGATGATTCTGTGTATAAGGTCGTTAAATATGTGAGTGGTTTGTGCCCGTTGGACAACAACATTGGTGAACCTGTCGATCCGCAATTGGAAGCTGAGTTTGTCAAGTGGGTTGATACAGGTCTTCAAAAGCATAAATCTAA caCAACAACTAATGTGTATTGTAAGGGTAAGGACAAAATATTTCCGCCTTTTCGTTTTGGTGTTGAGGACATTAGCAACAAGATGTGGTTTCACAACCTTGCCTACCCTAATTGTTTCCTTACCAATTCT cacattgacattattttctattatcTTCGTAAGAAAATAATGTACTCAGCCGAGCCGAAAATCAAAGTCACCACAACTGATTGCCTCTTTTGTTCTAGCATAACAAGTTTGTATGAGAAGTTTGTTGAGAAAAACAATGATATATCGGTGTTGTCTCTTTCTCACAATGTGACCCAGTACATTCAAGGTGGTAAGATATTATGTGCCACTCCTTGGCATTTGGTTGATCATGTTGTTATGCCTATCAATGTAAAATTACAGGATCATTGGATTTGTGGTCGTCTAAAcatagctgagcggcggatatATCTGTACAATTCATTGCGTTCTGGAAGGTATATGACAGTTGCCAAAGAGGCTTGCAAGcctttttctgttattttaccATATTACTTCTCTATGTTAGACTTCAAAGGCCTTCGCAACGAAGCTAAGTTTAGCACTATGGAACCGTTCCCTATTGTTGCTGTTGATGGTTTACCCGAGCAGGTCACAGC tgaTTGTGGTGTTTTTGTAGCATCATTTGCTGAGTATTTCATTGATGGCAAACCCATCCCATTCTTTGGTTTTGATGTGGAAATTCACCGCGATCGTTTGGCTGTGTTATTTTATCAATATGGCATGAAGAAGCAAACTGAGAACATTGAAAGTGAATCCGAGGCCCCTCCCAGCCTTCCCAAGAAGTGA